A part of Haloarchaeobius sp. HME9146 genomic DNA contains:
- a CDS encoding metal-dependent hydrolase: MMAMTHALAGLLLATFVVQLGGGDPATVVAAAVAGSVFPDLDIYAGHRKTLHFPVFGWFPAGLAVVLALAIPTTATLALATFLVAAALHPVMDLYGGGLELRPWEGRSEKAVYSHYHGRWLAPRRLVPYDGSPRDLALAGALGVPALTLPEPVPPLVVVTIVVGGVYVALRKRLATVWSQVAQALPPELRHHVPERFYE, encoded by the coding sequence ATGATGGCCATGACCCACGCGCTCGCGGGCCTCCTGCTCGCGACGTTCGTGGTCCAACTGGGCGGTGGCGACCCCGCCACGGTCGTCGCGGCGGCGGTCGCCGGCAGCGTGTTCCCGGACCTGGACATCTACGCGGGCCACCGAAAGACGCTTCACTTCCCCGTCTTCGGCTGGTTCCCGGCCGGCCTCGCGGTCGTGCTCGCACTGGCGATCCCGACCACGGCGACGCTGGCGCTCGCGACGTTCCTCGTCGCGGCCGCCTTGCACCCCGTGATGGACCTCTACGGTGGCGGCCTCGAACTTCGCCCCTGGGAGGGACGGTCCGAGAAAGCGGTCTACAGCCACTACCACGGCCGCTGGCTCGCACCGCGGCGACTCGTGCCCTACGACGGCTCGCCGCGTGACCTCGCACTGGCGGGCGCGCTGGGCGTCCCTGCCCTGACGCTCCCGGAACCGGTGCCGCCGCTGGTCGTCGTGACGATAGTGGTCGGCGGGGTGTACGTCGCCCTGCGAAAGCGGCTCGCGACGGTCTGGTCACAGGTCGCGCAGGCGCTCCCGCCGGAACTTCGGCACCACGTCCCCGAGCGGTTCTACGAGTGA
- a CDS encoding DUF2270 domain-containing protein — translation MTADEEPFDPTSAEARDVGAGLLDETMGPSSSLAHLYRGEIHRMKFWRERLDRTTNWAVTTLAAILTFAFASPDHPHYLILIAGVMLSTFLVMEARRYRGYDIWRSRVRVLQENVFAKGLDPTIPVADPNWRRKLAQDYRTPVIKISFEEALAHRLRRVYLPLFTVLGAAWLARIFVVPTERPWPETAAVGRLSGELVTVMVGLAYVTLVVIALRPRTWKAKGELREENVAVWDD, via the coding sequence CGACCCAACCAGCGCGGAGGCCCGGGACGTCGGTGCCGGCCTGCTCGACGAGACCATGGGGCCGAGCTCGTCGCTGGCGCACCTCTACCGTGGCGAGATCCACCGGATGAAGTTCTGGCGAGAGCGGCTGGACCGCACCACGAACTGGGCGGTCACGACGCTCGCGGCCATCCTGACGTTCGCCTTCGCCAGTCCCGACCATCCCCACTACCTCATCCTCATCGCGGGCGTGATGCTCTCGACGTTCCTCGTCATGGAGGCCAGACGCTACCGCGGCTACGACATCTGGCGCTCGCGGGTCCGGGTCCTGCAGGAGAACGTGTTCGCGAAGGGCCTCGACCCCACGATTCCCGTCGCGGACCCGAACTGGCGACGCAAACTCGCACAGGACTACCGCACGCCAGTCATCAAGATATCGTTCGAGGAGGCCCTCGCCCACCGCCTCCGGCGGGTTTACCTCCCGCTGTTCACCGTACTGGGCGCGGCGTGGCTCGCGCGCATCTTCGTCGTCCCGACCGAACGCCCGTGGCCCGAGACGGCCGCCGTCGGCCGGCTCTCCGGCGAACTCGTCACCGTGATGGTCGGGCTCGCGTACGTCACCCTCGTCGTCATCGCGCTCCGCCCCCGCACCTGGAAGGCGAAGGGCGAACTCCGCGAGGAGAACGTCGCGGTCTGGGACGACTGA
- a CDS encoding TVP38/TMEM64 family protein, whose protein sequence is MRPERFLAADADRRQLLLVVVVVTVGLVLGTVVTGRYLWFLRDPDAIRTVVEGFGPLAPFVFVLLQTLQVVVAPVPGQVLAFTAGYLFGAGPGFAYSMTGATVGTYLALLLARRYGRPYVERVVTPDALDRFDDFLGEYGLAGVFVVFLLPGFPDDVICFAAGMSDLDVRKLVLVSVAGRTPGYLVLVFSGAGLAQEQVYQSVGLLVAAGCVGIALFWKREVLLRRLATARNR, encoded by the coding sequence GTGAGACCGGAGCGCTTCCTCGCGGCCGACGCGGACCGTCGACAGCTCCTGCTCGTGGTCGTGGTCGTCACCGTCGGGCTCGTCCTCGGAACCGTGGTGACGGGCCGGTACCTGTGGTTCCTGCGCGACCCCGACGCCATCCGGACGGTCGTCGAGGGGTTCGGCCCGCTCGCGCCGTTCGTGTTCGTCCTCCTCCAGACGCTGCAGGTCGTTGTCGCGCCCGTCCCCGGGCAGGTGCTCGCGTTCACCGCTGGCTACCTGTTCGGGGCGGGTCCGGGCTTCGCCTACAGCATGACCGGCGCGACGGTCGGCACGTACCTCGCCCTGCTGCTGGCACGCCGGTACGGCCGGCCCTACGTCGAGCGGGTCGTCACACCCGACGCACTCGACCGGTTCGACGACTTCCTCGGCGAGTACGGCCTCGCGGGCGTCTTCGTCGTCTTTCTCTTACCCGGGTTCCCCGACGACGTCATCTGTTTCGCGGCCGGCATGAGCGACCTCGACGTGCGGAAACTGGTACTGGTCTCCGTGGCAGGGCGGACGCCCGGATACCTGGTGCTGGTCTTCTCTGGGGCTGGACTGGCGCAGGAACAGGTGTATCAATCAGTGGGGTTGCTGGTCGCGGCGGGGTGCGTCGGCATCGCGCTGTTCTGGAAACGGGAGGTGCTGTTACGACGGCTCGCGACGGCGAGAAACCGATAG
- a CDS encoding DHH family phosphoesterase: MPDSVPVPEMADRAAACAERLRAADEVLLNSHIDADGLTSAGVAATALERAGIPFEVNFEKQLDEEAVAAIAATDYDTVLFTDFGSGQLDVIAPHEEAGDFTPVIADHHQPADAETEYHLNPLLFGIDGGSELSGAGAAYVLARALEGDGDNRDLARLAVVGAVGDMQDTDGELQGANQGIVEDGVAAGVLEEGTDLAVYGKQTRELPKLLEYASDVVIPGITNNRNGAIDFLNDLDIEARAGDDWKRWVDLDADERQKVASGLVQRAVRSGVPADRIDRLVGTSYTLLAEPEGTELRDASEFSTLLNATARYERADVGLAVCLGERDEALTAARELLRNHRRNLSEGLQFVKNEGTTKEDHVQWFHADDRIRETIVGIVAGMSLGASGIDRGRPIIAFANESDEEVKVSSRGTGHLVRDGLDLSVVMREASQAVGGDGGGHVIAAGATIPRGKEDEFIAECDRLVGEQLG, from the coding sequence ATGCCCGATTCCGTCCCGGTCCCAGAAATGGCAGACCGCGCCGCCGCGTGCGCCGAGCGCCTGCGCGCGGCCGACGAGGTGCTCCTCAACTCGCACATCGACGCTGACGGCCTGACCAGCGCCGGCGTCGCCGCGACGGCGCTCGAGCGCGCCGGTATCCCGTTCGAGGTGAACTTCGAGAAACAGCTCGACGAGGAGGCTGTCGCGGCCATCGCCGCGACCGACTACGACACCGTGCTGTTCACCGACTTCGGGAGCGGGCAACTGGACGTCATCGCGCCACACGAGGAGGCGGGCGACTTCACGCCGGTCATCGCGGACCACCACCAGCCGGCCGACGCAGAGACAGAATACCACCTGAATCCCCTGCTGTTCGGCATCGACGGTGGTTCCGAACTCTCCGGCGCGGGCGCGGCGTACGTCCTCGCACGAGCGCTGGAGGGCGACGGCGACAACCGGGACCTGGCCCGTCTCGCGGTCGTGGGGGCCGTGGGCGACATGCAGGACACCGACGGCGAGTTGCAGGGGGCGAACCAGGGCATCGTCGAGGACGGCGTGGCAGCGGGCGTCCTCGAGGAGGGCACCGACCTCGCGGTGTACGGCAAGCAGACGCGGGAACTCCCCAAACTGCTCGAATACGCCAGCGACGTGGTCATCCCGGGCATCACGAACAACCGGAACGGGGCCATCGACTTCCTGAACGACCTCGATATCGAGGCGAGAGCGGGCGACGACTGGAAGCGCTGGGTCGACCTCGACGCCGACGAGCGCCAGAAAGTCGCCAGCGGCCTCGTCCAGCGGGCAGTGCGCTCGGGCGTGCCCGCCGACCGCATCGACCGCCTCGTCGGGACGAGCTACACGCTCCTCGCCGAGCCCGAGGGCACGGAACTCCGGGACGCCAGCGAGTTCTCGACGCTGCTCAACGCGACCGCCCGGTACGAACGCGCCGACGTGGGGCTCGCGGTGTGTCTGGGCGAGCGCGACGAGGCACTCACCGCGGCGCGCGAACTGCTCCGGAACCACCGCCGGAACCTCTCCGAGGGCCTCCAGTTCGTCAAGAACGAGGGGACGACCAAGGAGGACCACGTCCAGTGGTTCCACGCCGACGACCGCATCCGCGAGACCATCGTCGGCATCGTCGCCGGGATGTCCCTCGGGGCGAGCGGTATCGACAGGGGACGACCCATCATCGCCTTCGCGAACGAGAGCGACGAGGAGGTCAAGGTCTCGTCCCGTGGAACCGGCCACCTCGTCCGGGATGGACTGGACCTCTCGGTCGTGATGCGCGAGGCGTCACAGGCCGTCGGCGGCGACGGCGGCGGGCACGTCATCGCGGCCGGGGCGACGATTCCGCGGGGCAAGGAGGACGAGTTTATCGCGGAGTGCGACCGGCTGGTCGGGGAGCAGTTGGGGTGA